AGCACTGCGTGGCCATAGCCAGGAACCACCTGCAACAAGAGACGTTGACAGAATCTTGTGGGTGGTACCCGATAGGGTGTGCAAAGGGGTTAACAGGCAAGGTACTCAGCCCCCTTCATCGTTGCCAGCATCCACACCTTGCACGATGGGTTTTCAGAGTGTGCCACCACTACCCTTGATTTCTCACCTGCCCCCACCATCCTGCCTGCGGGACTCTCCCACCAGCTCGCAATCGTTTTTAACACTGACCTGTTTTAACAAGCCCTAGAGCTGGCTacgtttttaatcattttttattaaaagttttcaaCATAAGACACAAAAAGAGCCAAACTAATCTAGGGAGGAGagataagaaaaaaaggaagaatgagaaaaggaagaaaataaagaagaaaagagaaagtaaATAAAAGGTCCTCCTTCACTATATCTTAACTTTATTGCATGTACAGAAGAGGAAACCCTTCCCAACTCTCATCTGggagcttcctcctcttcccctagCCCTACAGCAGTTTAAAGCTTGTGGAATGAGATCATGattggaaattgtgtgtgtgtgaaatatataTTTGCACACAGACAGCAAGATAAAATCTAGGCTACCATATCCATTTTCTGTATAGCTTCATCCTGGCAACTGTCTCCTGGCTGGTTTCTAGAAGGAGTGCCCTATTGGCCCATAGCATGGACTGACTTGAAGTCCTTGTTTGTCTTCTTCcattgtgttcccccccccccaacatattctGTTTATTGGCATAGTGATTTTACACATATACCGCGAGCCTTCACAGAGCAGGAAGCAGTTATGTTGCGTACAAGCACACTCATGAGTCTTCATTTTGCCTCTTATAAATCAAGTCTTGCACGTCATTCCTTTTTGATTCTCACTATTTTCACGTTTGCTTCTGCCGTTTTCTCTGCCTCCGCTTTAAACTGTGGTTTCAGCGCTGCTCTCACAGCCTGGGCGCAGATCTGGGAATACTGGATGTAGCTGAGCCTGGCTTGCCTCCAGTAGGACACCATGTCTGCCCAGCGGATGGACCGTGACTGGCTCGCTTGCTCCGCTTCAGTCCGCAAGGTCGGCAACCGCACAACCCCCAAGCCAGGCAGGCCTTAGTGTGACCCGGAAGAAGCTGAATGTCTTCTCCCATTGTTGATAACTCCCAGCACCTGACTTTCCGTTTTTGCTCCCCATTTCTATGCCAAGTGAGACTATGACGGCACAGGGAATCCACTAGCTGGTACATCAATGCCTTTCTTCTGCAGCTAATTCACCTGCTTCACTTCCCAGCAGCTGCTGAAGAAGAACTGGGGGATAATTATGCATCCTTAAAATACATTTAGGCCACTCCTTGTGGTCATGTAATCAATGTGGTGGAGGGGGAAGATATTCCTTTCTAACACAGAACAGGACATGAGTTGCTATTCTAAGAGTCCCCACATTGCATTTATTACAGACTGAATAAAATAGGACGGGGAAAGGCATCAGCGGGAAGTGCAGGAAAAAGAAGAACGAATATTTTAGACAGAATTCCTCTTCCTGAGCTCAgcttaaaaagcaaaaccaaaaccaaaacatggCTGTGCATATATGCTTTTGTGGAGTTTACAGATTGAAATCCCATAAGCCAGTGTGATCTCTCTGTGACCCCACCACCCCATTCTATAACAGACCTCACTGCAACCTAAATCTCTATAGTTTCCTCCCAGCCGCAATCCCTCCCTCTGTTACCCCATTAAGGTT
Above is a window of Zootoca vivipara chromosome 2, rZooViv1.1, whole genome shotgun sequence DNA encoding:
- the LOC118079533 gene encoding ATP synthase subunit epsilon, mitochondrial-like — encoded protein: MVSYWRQARLSYIQYSQICAQAVRAALKPQFKAEAEKTAEANVKIVRIKKE